A genomic segment from Glycine max cultivar Williams 82 chromosome 1, Glycine_max_v4.0, whole genome shotgun sequence encodes:
- the LOC100801798 gene encoding protein ALTERED XYLOGLUCAN 4, which produces MGITNPFKDQSLSLIKRLLPWTLYALLPIVLLRLYFYPLPFPPSPETELPHSTPTTIISQSSLSDSTLPSSPEKEKTYEPPCDYFDGKWIRDRRGPLYNGTTCGTIKEGQNCITHGRPDSSYLYWRWKPSQCNLPRFEPQTFLQLISNKHIAFVGDSMARNQLESLLCMLSTASTPNLVYRNGEDNKFRKWHFPSHNVSVSLYWSPFLVQGVEKSNSGPNHNKLYLDHVDERWARDMDQMDLIVLSIGHWFLHPAVYYEGGSVLGCHYCPGLNYTEIGFYDVLRKGLRTTLNSIIDRRVGKGYGIDVIVTTFSPAHFEGEWDKAGACPKTKPYRNGEKQLEGMDADMRKIEIEEVEDAKTKANNFGGIIRLEALDVTKLALLRPDGHPGPYMYPFPFANGHQERVQNDCVHWCLPGPIDTWNEIFLEMMKKWGQHPRTEE; this is translated from the exons ATGGGAATCACAAACCCCTTCAAAGACCAATCCCTCTCCCTCATCAAGAGACTTCTTCCTTGGACCCTCTATGCTCTTCTTCCCATAGTTTTACTTCGCTTGTACTTCTACCCTCTACCCTTCCCTCCATCTCCAGAAACTGAGCTTCCTCATTCCACCCCCACCACCATCATCTCACAGTCTTCTCTTTCTGATTCTACACTACCTTCTTCTCCAG aaaaggaaaaaacgtATGAGCCTCCATGTGACTACTTTGATGGCAAATGGATCCGAGACAGGAGAGGCCCTTTGTACAATGGTACAACCTGTGGTACAATCAAAGAAGGCCAGAATTGCATAACACATGGAAGGCCTGACTCTAGCTATCTATACTGGAGATGGAAACCAAGTCAATGCAATCTTCCAAGGTTTGAGCCTCAAACTTTTCTCCAACTCATTAGCAACAAGCACATAGCTTTTGTGGGGGATTCTATGGCTAGGAACCAATTAGAGTCCCTTCTTTGCATGTTATCCACTGCCTCAACCCCTAACCTTGTCTACCGGAACGGGGAGGACAACAAATTCCGGAAGTGGCACTTTCCTTCTCACAATGTGAGTGTCTCATTGTACTGGTCCCCTTTTCTTGTGCAAGGTGTAGAAAAGTCAAACTCAGGGCCAAATCATAATAAGTTGTATTTGGATCATGTTGATGAGAGGTGGGCAAGGGATATGGATCAAATGGACCTGATTGTGTTATCAATTGGGCACTGGTTTTTGCATCCTGCAGTGTACTATGAGGGTGGTTCAGTTTTAGGTTGCCATTACTGTCCTGGCCTTAATTACACTGAAATTGGGTTTTATGATGTGCTAAGAAAGGGCCTAAGGACTACCCTTAATAGCATAATTGATAGGAGAGTGGGTAAAGGGTATGGAATTGATGTAATTGTGACAACATTTTCACCTGCACATTTCGAAGGTGAGTGGGATAAGGCTGGTGCTTGTCCAAAGACCAAGCCTTATAGGAATGGGGAGAAGCAACTTGAAGGGATGGATGCTGACATGAGAAAAATTGAGATTGAAGAAGTGGAAGATGCTAAGACAAAAGCTAATAATTTTGGTGGGATTATTAGATTGGAGGCATTGGATGTGACCAAATTAGCATTATTGAGACCAGATGGCCACCCTGGTCCTTATATGTATCCTTTTCCATTTGCTAATGGGCATCAAGAGCGTGTGCAGAATGATTGTGTTCATTGGTGCTTGCCGGGGCCAATAGACACATGGAATGAGATTTTTCTAGAGATGATGAAGAAGTGGGGGCAACACCCTAGGACTGAAGAGTGA